The window TGCTATCTTCATTGATTCTACAACGAATAAAGGTTCGCGTAAAATAGACTTAATGGTCACATCTCCAAACCGAACGAGATGACTTAAAAATTCCCTTTCTGACAAAATACCGATAATATTATCAATATTTTCTTCATAAACAGGAATTCGAGAATACCGTTCTTCTAGAAATACGTCTCTAACTTTTTCTATGGACTGTGTTACTTCTACGGCCACAATATCTATTCTTGGTTTCAATACTTCTCCAACCATAATGTCATCAAATTCCAACGACCTTGTGACTAATTCCCTTTCATTAAAGTCAATGACTCCTTCTTCCTGGCTAATATTCACCATCGTAATTAGTTCTTCCTCTGTAACAGACGGTGAATCGTTTCCTTTGAAGGCTCTTGTTACAAATTGTTTTAACTTTACAAAAAGGAATGTAATTGGTGCAAGTATTTTCATTAGCAAAAATAATATTCCTGCTATGAAAAGGGAGTACGTTTCTGCATTTTCTTTAGCCAGCGACTTTGGAAGTATCTCTCCGAAAACTAATACTAATATTGTCACAACAATGGTACTAATAAAAATTCCTTTGCCATCGCCAAAAAGGTCAGTAGCAACCTTCGTTGAAATAGAAGCCGCTGCTATATTGACAATGTTATTCCCGACCAAAATGGTGGAAAGTGCTTTATCAAAATTCTCCACAATAAAAACAGCCTTTTTACTCCCTCTACGTCCTTCAGACTCATAATTACGCAATCGAATTTTGTTTACACTTGAAAAAGCAGTTTCTGCTGATGAAAAAAAAGCAGACAATATGAACAAAATAATTAATGTTAATATTAGGCCAAAATCCAAAGAATTTCCCCTCCGCTAAAGGAGTATTTACTTCAGTTTATGTTACCCAATAATTACTAAAGCTATGAATAAAAGATGGGGCTAAGACAAAAAGTCTATAGCCCCACCCTTTACAAATTATCCAGCCAATGTACCTTTTCCTTGTTGAAGTTCGTACATTTGGTAATATCGTCCCGATTCTTGCATCAATTCATCATGGCTTCCTTTTTCTACAATCGTCCCGCGATCTAATACTAATATTTGGTCCGCATTTTTAATAGTAGATAGTCTGTGTGCAATAATAAAGGTAGTTCTTCCTTTTTTCAACACTTCTAATGCAGCTTGAATAACAGCTTCTGTTTCTGTATCGATACTTGCCGTTGCCTCATCTAAAATTAGAATCGCAGGGTCA is drawn from Bacillus alkalisoli and contains these coding sequences:
- a CDS encoding hemolysin family protein, producing MDFGLILTLIILFILSAFFSSAETAFSSVNKIRLRNYESEGRRGSKKAVFIVENFDKALSTILVGNNIVNIAAASISTKVATDLFGDGKGIFISTIVVTILVLVFGEILPKSLAKENAETYSLFIAGILFLLMKILAPITFLFVKLKQFVTRAFKGNDSPSVTEEELITMVNISQEEGVIDFNERELVTRSLEFDDIMVGEVLKPRIDIVAVEVTQSIEKVRDVFLEERYSRIPVYEENIDNIIGILSEREFLSHLVRFGDVTIKSILREPLFVVESMKIATLLPELQKNKVHMAIVIDEFGGTSGLITLEDILEEIVGEIWDEHDEKIKNFTKITESKYEFNADYPLEDFFKELGMDFNKVTSSSHTIGGWIYEELEHIPAIGEIVEFENLIVTVKNVEGRRIRKITVEIGDY